A single genomic interval of Sulfoacidibacillus ferrooxidans harbors:
- a CDS encoding 4-hydroxy-3-methylbut-2-enyl diphosphate reductase: MKVVKITPRGYCYGVVDAMVLASQVAKQPDLPRPIYILGMIVHNQYVVEAFEKQSIITLDGDNRLEILEQIDHGTVIFTAHGVSPAVRERAHAKGLTVIDATCPDVTRTHRLIEEKVAIGYDVVYIGKHGHPEPEGAMGVSPDHVFLVEKSADVVALPADLGRRDGVQGVNGQERIIVTNQTTMSQWDIAELVDEVTQRFPRAEVFNEICDATQVRQNAVATQAKGADLCLVVGDPRSNNSGRLAQVATEIAGVKAYRIADITEIQLEWLEGVETVAVTSGASTPTPITRAVVDFLLQFDPLRPETFTWTQVVDYEHLLPTGRMSRD; the protein is encoded by the coding sequence ATGAAGGTGGTTAAGATTACACCTAGGGGATATTGTTACGGTGTAGTGGATGCGATGGTGCTTGCATCGCAAGTTGCCAAACAACCCGATTTACCGCGACCTATCTATATTTTGGGGATGATTGTGCATAACCAGTACGTGGTGGAGGCTTTTGAAAAACAATCCATCATTACATTAGATGGGGACAACCGCCTGGAAATTCTTGAACAAATTGATCATGGAACAGTGATCTTTACAGCTCATGGCGTGTCTCCGGCCGTTCGTGAACGCGCACATGCCAAAGGGCTGACAGTCATTGATGCGACATGTCCCGATGTCACCCGTACTCATCGGTTGATTGAGGAGAAAGTAGCTATAGGCTACGATGTTGTCTATATCGGCAAACATGGGCACCCAGAACCTGAAGGTGCGATGGGCGTGTCCCCTGACCATGTCTTCCTCGTTGAAAAATCAGCAGATGTAGTAGCGCTTCCTGCTGATTTGGGTCGTCGCGATGGAGTGCAAGGGGTGAATGGGCAGGAGCGCATCATCGTGACCAATCAAACGACGATGAGTCAGTGGGATATTGCAGAACTTGTAGACGAGGTAACGCAGCGGTTTCCTCGTGCAGAAGTGTTTAATGAGATTTGTGATGCGACACAAGTTCGCCAAAATGCAGTTGCAACTCAAGCGAAAGGTGCAGACTTATGTCTCGTAGTCGGTGATCCGCGCAGTAATAATTCTGGTCGTTTAGCTCAAGTGGCAACTGAGATTGCTGGGGTAAAAGCTTATCGAATTGCGGATATTACGGAAATTCAACTGGAATGGTTGGAAGGTGTAGAAACTGTAGCCGTAACATCAGGTGCTTCGACGCCAACGCCAATTACGCGAGCAGTGGTGGATTTTTTATTGCAATTTGACCCACTGCGACCGGAAACCTTTACATGGACTCAAGTCGTTGATTACGAACACTTGTTGCCGACTGGAAGAATGAGTCGCGACTGA
- a CDS encoding fumarylacetoacetate hydrolase family protein — MKFITRIASTKEERLHFLARTDLGEIEVDFFAAVSMLRQVLPAQQYGLICKSTYAKWIGGDESYGEDPMTAPPTTLLTLLSSGEQWWQYALCVERLFVTQLTREQQLPCISSGEAAAILPKPPSFRDFYAFEAHVMQARARRGLEMQPEWYEFPVFYFSNASALLGDNDVVPCPKGCSRLDYELEVATIIRQSVIDVKAEDWLDVTAGLTILNDWSARDIQAKEMKVGLGPAKGKDFATSLGPILITWDELIDCKVVTENGHGPNFALQMRGYVNDVLRSEGNMRDLYFTFGDMIARASESVRLYPGDVIGSGTVGTGCILEIGEELQPWLVQGDRVRLEVERIGRLTNVIA; from the coding sequence ATGAAATTCATTACGAGAATTGCATCTACAAAAGAAGAACGGTTGCATTTTCTCGCACGAACGGATTTAGGAGAAATAGAAGTGGATTTTTTCGCAGCAGTGTCTATGCTACGTCAAGTCTTACCTGCGCAGCAGTATGGACTAATATGCAAAAGCACATATGCGAAGTGGATTGGAGGGGATGAGTCTTATGGAGAGGATCCAATGACGGCACCTCCAACCACCCTTTTAACACTTCTTTCTTCTGGAGAGCAGTGGTGGCAATATGCGCTGTGTGTCGAGCGGTTATTTGTGACGCAATTGACAAGAGAGCAGCAGCTGCCGTGCATTTCTTCGGGGGAGGCAGCGGCTATTCTTCCGAAACCACCATCTTTTCGCGACTTTTATGCGTTTGAGGCACATGTTATGCAGGCGCGAGCACGTCGTGGGTTAGAGATGCAACCGGAGTGGTATGAGTTCCCTGTTTTTTATTTTTCTAATGCATCTGCATTGCTTGGCGATAATGATGTCGTGCCATGTCCAAAAGGATGTTCACGGTTAGATTATGAACTCGAAGTAGCTACGATTATTCGTCAGTCAGTGATTGATGTAAAGGCAGAGGATTGGCTAGATGTCACTGCGGGGTTGACGATTTTAAATGATTGGAGTGCGCGTGATATTCAGGCCAAGGAGATGAAAGTGGGGCTTGGCCCTGCAAAAGGAAAAGATTTTGCGACATCCTTGGGACCTATTTTAATTACGTGGGATGAATTGATTGACTGCAAAGTAGTGACAGAGAATGGACATGGGCCTAACTTTGCATTGCAAATGCGCGGATATGTCAATGATGTGTTGCGATCAGAAGGAAACATGCGCGATCTATATTTTACATTTGGTGATATGATTGCACGAGCATCTGAAAGCGTTAGACTGTATCCGGGAGATGTGATCGGTTCCGGGACGGTTGGGACTGGCTGCATCTTAGAGATTGGAGAAGAGCTTCAACCTTGGCTTGTACAGGGGGATCGCGTGCGGCTAGAAGTGGAACGCATTGGACGTTTAACGAACGTCATCGCGTGA
- a CDS encoding peptidoglycan-binding domain-containing protein, with protein sequence MMWRGKNVNAGPDDVLYNIGFQDYGHAVGFVQYMLRRLGFYQGPVTEHFNQWTEEALKHFQMSQHQTITGRMDHHMWTILIGVAVHQQILQNEVGPQFVNHFTVAQMG encoded by the coding sequence ATGATGTGGCGTGGTAAAAATGTAAATGCAGGACCAGATGATGTACTCTACAATATCGGTTTCCAAGATTATGGGCATGCGGTGGGATTTGTTCAATATATGTTGCGTAGACTAGGATTTTACCAAGGACCTGTAACAGAACATTTTAATCAATGGACAGAAGAAGCGCTAAAACATTTTCAGATGAGTCAACATCAGACCATAACGGGGCGCATGGATCACCACATGTGGACGATCCTGATTGGGGTTGCAGTTCATCAGCAAATCTTGCAAAATGAAGTAGGCCCTCAGTTTGTCAATCATTTTACAGTGGCCCAAATGGGATAA
- a CDS encoding sensor histidine kinase — protein sequence MSIFSSWQQLRVRADEHVKNSLTSDLYARYVVVVVILIVLVAAIQFESLHSALVVANENNLSFAMRDALSESAFEKGISAQSFVKAAPRILTSLSLRGINVRLYDEHLHLIGKRMSRFDPVDLVSLRPHLFVLMSQNQTRISQNITGYVMQSHGQMLLLGIVSTAGHVVGYVELGYSESLLYPMLLQQTLRFFVISLFVVIFTAMILIPIIRKPLRPLNRLFETAERIKAGEFHERLPVIGTFETVHLAEMINDALDLMANSVKKEKEATDRMKQFVSDASHELRTPLTAIRGFADVLLRRLDSYVEELKMIQCDGQADGIMTEDIVTRLAQNTEKIAGMRLGLRTMQQETARLEELVRDLLHLAKLEENLTPQLEQVEMAALVQSLQPQFQLLAGARQIIYDLAQVVVACDRSMLQQILYNIVTNAIQHTDPEYGIVQIRLRSSKKKGALLMVSDNGPGIAKEQVERIFDRFYRASGSRDRNPGGAGLGLAIVAEIVRVHEGRIWAESEQGAGTTMFVEL from the coding sequence GTGTCGATCTTCAGTAGTTGGCAGCAACTACGCGTTCGCGCGGATGAGCATGTCAAGAATAGTCTGACGAGCGATTTATACGCGCGCTATGTCGTTGTAGTAGTCATTCTTATTGTACTAGTTGCGGCCATTCAATTTGAATCACTTCATAGTGCGCTAGTTGTAGCTAATGAAAATAATTTATCGTTTGCAATGCGAGATGCTCTTTCTGAATCAGCGTTCGAGAAAGGGATTTCTGCGCAATCATTTGTAAAAGCTGCACCACGTATACTTACATCGCTTAGTTTACGCGGTATCAATGTGAGATTGTATGATGAACACTTGCATCTCATAGGGAAGAGGATGTCGCGGTTTGATCCGGTTGACTTGGTCTCTTTACGACCCCATCTGTTTGTGCTGATGAGTCAGAATCAAACGCGCATCTCTCAGAACATTACAGGATATGTGATGCAATCGCATGGGCAGATGCTTTTACTAGGAATCGTTAGCACAGCAGGACATGTAGTTGGATATGTGGAGCTTGGTTATTCCGAGTCTTTGTTATATCCAATGTTGTTGCAACAGACATTGAGATTTTTCGTGATTAGTTTATTTGTTGTCATTTTTACAGCGATGATACTTATTCCAATTATTCGTAAACCACTGCGTCCGTTAAATCGTTTGTTTGAAACAGCAGAGCGGATAAAGGCTGGAGAATTCCATGAAAGACTGCCTGTAATTGGAACCTTTGAGACGGTCCATCTTGCAGAAATGATTAATGATGCGTTGGACCTAATGGCGAATTCCGTAAAAAAAGAAAAAGAAGCCACAGACCGTATGAAGCAGTTTGTCTCTGACGCATCGCATGAATTGCGTACACCTTTAACAGCGATTCGTGGGTTTGCAGATGTATTGTTGCGGCGACTGGATTCCTACGTGGAAGAACTAAAAATGATACAATGCGACGGACAAGCAGATGGGATAATGACAGAAGATATCGTAACAAGATTGGCTCAGAATACAGAGAAGATAGCTGGTATGCGACTAGGACTACGCACCATGCAACAAGAAACCGCTCGACTAGAGGAACTCGTGCGAGATCTGCTTCATTTAGCGAAGTTAGAGGAGAACTTAACTCCTCAGTTAGAACAAGTTGAGATGGCCGCGCTTGTGCAGTCGCTTCAGCCACAGTTCCAACTATTAGCTGGGGCAAGACAAATCATTTACGATTTAGCGCAAGTTGTCGTGGCTTGTGATCGAAGTATGCTACAACAAATTTTATATAATATTGTTACAAATGCCATTCAACATACAGATCCGGAATATGGTATTGTACAGATTCGGTTGCGTTCTAGTAAGAAAAAAGGAGCCTTGTTGATGGTGTCCGACAATGGTCCTGGTATTGCAAAAGAGCAGGTTGAACGAATTTTTGATCGGTTTTACCGCGCTTCAGGTTCACGTGATCGCAATCCGGGTGGAGCTGGGCTTGGACTGGCCATTGTCGCTGAAATCGTACGTGTGCATGAAGGGCGGATTTGGGCTGAGAGTGAACAAGGTGCTGGAACAACAATGTTTGTTGAGCTGTGA
- a CDS encoding homogentisate 1,2-dioxygenase encodes MAFYTTQGTIPKKRHTQMRQANGQLYTEELFGREGFSGRQSLLYHITPPTKVEAVRDLGPVVREFTVGGPLLHRHLQTMKVETKEKDAVEGRTMLLGNADVAFGVAVVTEPMTYFYRSAEGDELLFVHTGSGVVETIFGHLDYHAGDYIILPVGTTYRVVPTVGEETRLVVIEAQGAITAPKHYVNDAGQMMEHAPYCERDLRLPRLETHDERGDFEVRVRARKHVTSYSLSYHPFDVVGWDGALYPYIFNIDDFEPITGRIHQPPPVHQTFAGPNFVICSFVPRKLDYHPLSIPVPYHHSNIESDEVIYYVDGQFMSRKGIEVGSVTVHPGGIAHGPQPGVVEKSLGATETAELAVMMDTFHPLGLSAAACSVEDPHYMYSWR; translated from the coding sequence ATGGCCTTTTATACCACACAAGGGACAATTCCGAAAAAGCGACATACACAAATGCGCCAAGCTAATGGACAACTCTATACAGAAGAGTTGTTTGGTAGAGAAGGGTTTTCTGGAAGACAGAGTTTGCTTTATCACATCACGCCACCTACTAAAGTGGAGGCGGTGCGAGATCTCGGCCCTGTCGTTCGCGAGTTTACTGTAGGGGGACCATTACTTCATCGGCATTTGCAGACGATGAAGGTAGAGACCAAAGAGAAGGATGCTGTGGAAGGGCGAACCATGCTACTTGGCAATGCAGACGTAGCGTTTGGCGTGGCAGTAGTTACGGAGCCTATGACCTACTTTTATCGGTCGGCAGAAGGTGATGAACTGCTCTTTGTGCACACTGGTAGCGGGGTAGTTGAAACGATATTTGGTCATCTTGACTATCATGCCGGTGATTATATCATTTTGCCGGTTGGTACCACATATCGAGTTGTACCAACTGTCGGAGAAGAGACTCGATTGGTTGTTATTGAAGCGCAAGGTGCAATTACAGCTCCTAAGCACTATGTCAACGATGCTGGGCAAATGATGGAACATGCGCCATACTGTGAGCGTGATTTGCGGTTGCCAAGACTCGAAACACACGATGAACGGGGTGATTTTGAAGTACGGGTAAGAGCGCGCAAACATGTAACTAGTTACTCCCTTTCTTATCATCCATTTGATGTTGTTGGATGGGATGGAGCGCTTTACCCATATATTTTCAATATTGATGATTTTGAACCCATAACAGGGCGCATTCATCAGCCACCACCGGTTCATCAAACGTTTGCAGGACCTAATTTCGTGATCTGTTCTTTTGTGCCAAGGAAATTAGATTATCATCCTTTATCGATTCCTGTTCCTTATCATCATTCAAATATTGAAAGTGATGAGGTCATTTATTATGTAGATGGCCAATTTATGAGTCGTAAGGGCATTGAAGTAGGTTCGGTCACAGTACACCCAGGGGGCATTGCGCATGGTCCACAACCTGGTGTTGTGGAGAAGAGCTTGGGTGCGACGGAAACGGCTGAGTTAGCTGTGATGATGGATACATTTCACCCGCTGGGGTTATCTGCTGCCGCCTGTTCCGTAGAAGATCCACACTATATGTACAGTTGGCGTTAA
- the hppD gene encoding 4-hydroxyphenylpyruvate dioxygenase: protein MGITESQTMHAVGQEIDHLPIKYVDYIEFYVGNAKQSCYFLARAFGFVPFAYKGLETGSRDRVSYALKQGSTTFVVTAALTADHEVGQFVQKHGDGVKDVAFAVSDVVEAYRESTNRGAKGITAPYEQSDEHGTTMRAVIGTYGETVHTLIDRESYQGVFAPGFVAYQAPFPIADKGLVQFDHVVGNVELGKMDEWVKYYQKALGFSQFISFDDKDINTEYSALMSKVMANQSGRIKLPINEPAEGRKKSQIQEFLDFYEGPGVQHIALLTHDIKTTVRELQASGVEFLKTPSSYYDDLRQEMGEVEEGFDELQELNILLDRDEEGYLLQIFTRPVVDRPTVFFEIIQRKGSRGFGKGNFKALFEAIEREQELRGNL, encoded by the coding sequence ATGGGAATTACAGAGTCTCAAACTATGCATGCAGTAGGACAAGAAATAGATCATTTGCCAATTAAGTATGTGGATTATATTGAATTTTACGTAGGGAACGCGAAACAATCTTGTTATTTTTTAGCTCGCGCATTTGGTTTTGTACCATTTGCTTATAAAGGATTAGAAACAGGCTCACGCGACCGTGTAAGTTATGCGTTAAAACAAGGTAGTACCACCTTTGTTGTAACTGCAGCGCTGACTGCCGATCATGAGGTAGGCCAATTTGTTCAAAAGCATGGCGATGGTGTGAAAGATGTGGCGTTTGCTGTGTCTGATGTAGTTGAAGCTTATCGTGAATCCACTAATCGTGGAGCAAAAGGGATCACAGCACCCTATGAGCAGAGTGATGAGCATGGAACGACCATGCGGGCAGTCATTGGTACGTATGGTGAAACAGTGCACACGTTGATTGATCGGGAATCGTATCAAGGGGTATTTGCTCCGGGATTTGTGGCCTATCAGGCGCCTTTTCCTATAGCAGATAAAGGACTTGTTCAGTTTGACCATGTAGTTGGCAATGTAGAGCTAGGGAAAATGGATGAATGGGTTAAATATTATCAGAAGGCACTTGGATTTTCTCAATTTATTTCTTTTGATGATAAAGATATTAACACCGAGTATTCTGCGTTAATGTCAAAAGTGATGGCTAACCAATCAGGTCGTATTAAACTTCCGATTAACGAACCTGCGGAAGGTAGGAAAAAGTCACAAATTCAAGAATTTCTCGATTTTTATGAGGGACCTGGTGTACAACACATTGCCTTATTGACACATGATATCAAGACAACGGTGCGCGAATTGCAAGCCTCTGGTGTGGAGTTTCTAAAGACCCCTAGCTCCTATTATGATGATTTGCGTCAAGAGATGGGGGAAGTAGAAGAAGGATTTGATGAATTGCAAGAATTAAACATCTTGCTTGATCGCGATGAAGAAGGATATTTACTTCAAATTTTCACGCGGCCAGTGGTGGATCGCCCGACGGTCTTTTTTGAAATTATTCAACGTAAAGGTAGTCGTGGATTTGGAAAAGGCAATTTTAAAGCTCTTTTCGAGGCTATTGAGCGCGAGCAAGAACTGCGAGGCAATTTATAA